The following coding sequences lie in one Miscanthus floridulus cultivar M001 chromosome 9, ASM1932011v1, whole genome shotgun sequence genomic window:
- the LOC136479153 gene encoding uncharacterized protein — translation MAAVVVAAFHRQRVLLLMARWRRLFDMTPDEPIEGIRMSVVALSDEEILRRVREIVEGWLKSGGLTPITMRPSWGYLSLAHAEVQKKRKDAKEAKHKRKNLEREELEKRRRQQRHDGLLLESSPSPSLLASSSDDDESEVGRGTLDHLPDVRGMALGASASSPVFPGGGGGDASGPAIARPGAEADTPEARALGKRAVSLVGSTVEVEQAAVGATQLPPQRVEGTPESGEGRPAPTDMGAVPPPPPPPLQRRRDVVPKRLCPRSSRKRQGEVPTLAPRKSLKVSTGSTAQWVVEAQATIQRGMASARANPKELVTQGEATRAATEQAEEEPTPREAEAHGSDKAEAPSVAEATKTKVEAPKTSEAEATEVEASRTTEAEVAKARAPRTTEAEVAEAGAPGTTEAGVAEAGMGTAKPAA, via the exons ATGGCGGCTGTtgtcgtggcggccttccaccgccagagggtgctgctgctgatggctcggtggcggcgccTGTTCGACATGACACCAGATGAGCcgattgagggcatccggatgtctgtcgtcgccctctccgacgaggagattctacgtcgggtgagggAGATAGTGGAGGGGTGGCTGAAGAGCGGTGGTCTGACCCCTATCACAATGCGCCCATCGTGGGGGTACCTCTCCCTG GCACATGCTGAGGTGCAAAAGaagcggaaggacgccaaggaggcaaagcacaagaggaagaaccttgagcgcgAAGAGCTGGAGAAGCGTCGCCGGCAGcagaggcacgatggtctccTGTTGGAGTCGTCTCCATCACCGTCGTTGTTGGCTTCCTCGAGCGACGATgacgagagcgaggtggggcggggtaccctggaccatctccctgacgtcagaGGGATGGCGCTCGGGGCATCGGCGAGCAGCCCGGTgtttccaggaggaggaggaggagacgcctCAGGGCCGGCAATCGCCCGCCCCggggctgaggccgacacgccTGAGGCCCGGGCATTAgggaagcgcgccgtcagcctggtgggctcgacggtggaggtggagcaggcggcggtGGGGGCGACGCAACTACCCCCGCAGAGGGTCGAGGGGACGCCGGAGTCCGGCGAGGGTCGGCCGGCACCGACGGACATgggggccgtgccaccgccgccaccaccaccattgcAAAGGAGGAGGGACGTAGTGCCAAAGCGGTTGTGTCCCCGTTCaag CCGGAAGCGTCAGGGGGAGGTGCCTACCCTGGCGCCGCGTaagtcgctcaaggtgagcacgggctccaccgctcaatgggtggtggaggcgcaggccACCATACAACGTGGcatggcgtcggcgagggccaaCCCGAAGGAGCTGGTCACCCAGGGAGAGGCTACTAGGGCAGCCACGGAGCAAGCGGAGGAAGAGCCTACGccccgcgaggccgaggcccacggGTCAGATAAAGCCGAGGCGCCctcagtcgctgaggccaccAAGACCAAGGTCGAGGCCCCTAAGACCTCTgaggccgaggcgacggaggTCGAGGCgtccaggaccaccgaggccgaggtggcgaaGGCCAGAGCGCCTAGGACCactgaggccgaggtggcggaggccggagcccccgggaccactgaGGCCGGGGTGGCGGAGGCCGGCATGGGCACGGCAAAGCCAGCGGCCTAG
- the LOC136481266 gene encoding uncharacterized protein, which translates to MSLDSITFDRDKVLQYVQKAFTKYTKNDYIMFAYNSGGLAGDHWIVVVIIQKWNKVIYLDSNRSENHDFSVLKLLIDEAFARHTNKLKDRPQPLKHAFKYACLQQSSAKSSGWYAAHHLFLAMRKTNLEYSEEFEVLTTPINMLMIREKLARFLVEQVIEKKGEFHHDQ; encoded by the exons ATGTCACTGGACAGCATAACATTTGATAGAGACAAAGTTCTGCAGTATGTACAAAAGGCCTTCACCAAGTATACCAAGAATGACTACATAATGTTTGCCTACAACTCTGGCGGCTTAGCTGGTGATCATTGGATCGTCGTGGTAATAATTCAAAAGTGGAATAAGGTCATATACCTTGATTCCAACAGATCTGAAAACCATGATTTCAGCGTGCTAAAACTGTTGATTGACGA GGCTTTTGCAAGACACACAAACAAGCTGAAAGACAGACCACAGCCATTGAAACACGCTTTTAAATATGCG TGCCTTCAACAATCTTCTGCTAAGTCATCTGGCTGGTATGCTGCACACCACTTGTTTTTAGCTATGAGAAAGACAAACTTGGAATACTCTGAG GAATTTGAAGTGTTGACGACGCCCATCAATATGCTCATGATTAGAGAAAAGCTAGCCAGGTTCTTAGTGGAACAAGTCATCGAGAAGAAAGGAGAGTTCCATCATGACCAGTGA